The following are from one region of the Penaeus monodon isolate SGIC_2016 chromosome 19, NSTDA_Pmon_1, whole genome shotgun sequence genome:
- the LOC119585149 gene encoding uncharacterized protein LOC119585149: MHQTAVPSAVWQRRTNKIIAAGITIIGLTMMLSLIPQCIYIGVVFVACALIWLGWMTMKEKKVEPPRPEGQHPASPVLFLVASHHLRQSSRGPTLPDPEDKPPSYEQILKLDGLPPDYYSVLSEKPPRYEDLSPTLGWGACALPMEFYATDLPCVHSSAHSSSPDSPVSLEVPMHSESTSSFLQGLPSSWSTQSVLPSSYNSNQAFGTENPAFSSQSLNNGISVSSNDKADAETAPVEGERRDTEKDEENKLNADFSNI; the protein is encoded by the exons ATGCACCAAACAGCCGTGCCTTCGGCCGTGTGGCAGCGAAGGACCAACAAGATCATCGCCGCAGGCATTACTATTATCGGCCTTACCATGATGCTCTCCCTCATCCCACAGTGCATTTACATCGGCGTCGTTTTTGTCGCCTGCGCCCTCAT ATGGCTGGGCTGGATgacgatgaaggagaagaaggtggagcCGCCCCGGCCCGAGGGCCAGCACCCGGCGTCACCCGTGCTTTTTCTCGTCGCCTCGCACCATCTCCGTCAG TCGTCGCGAGGTCCCACGCTGCCGGATCCAGAGGACAAGCCGCCTAGCTACGAGCAGATCCTGAAGCTGGACGGCCTTCCTCCGGACTATTACTCAGTCCTGAGCGAAAAGCCGCCCAG aTACGAGGACCTGAGTCCAACCTTAGGCTGGGGAGCCTGCGCTCTGCCTATGGAATTTTATGCAACAGATCTTCCATGTGTCCACTCGTCAGCTCACAGTTCATCTCCGGATTCTCCAGTTTCACTAGAAGTTCCTATGCATTCAGAATCAACTTCTTCATTTCTACAAGGGCTTCCTTCTTCTTGGTCAACGCAGTCAGTCCTTCCATCCTCCTACAATAGTAATCAGGCTTTTGGCACAGAAAACCCTGCCTTTAGTAGCCAAAGCTTGAATAACGGCATATCAGTTAGTAGTAATGACAAGGCAGATGCAGAAACTGCCCCGgttgaaggggaaagaagagacacagagaaggatgaggaaaacAAACTTAATGCAGATTTCAGTAACATTTGA